Proteins encoded together in one Microbacterium sp. ABRD28 window:
- a CDS encoding YhgE/Pip family protein, whose product MTLPLERARSPKPVTWLTILGVLLLPVIVGGILVAALYNPTERLDQLNAAIVNDDEPVEINGQTVPLGRQLSAGLVEGSDDLESNLTWTISNEDDAAEGLADGTYAAVVTIPANFSAAATSTQPGETPEQATIEVTTPPDSRVVDDAITAQVTTTAASLVGQQLSETYLENVFLGFTTLGEQLGEAASGADQLADGAGQLADGASQAADGAAALADGASQLADGAAQAADGAAALPGGISQLGSGAGQLAGGASGLSQGAVELQNGLTQIAGGIRGAADGAAQISAGVRAGADELERTGLVPDEISGFAQSAADDSADSAEQIGGVAQSLGTIAPAAGGLAESLGQLAATCAASGASEEFCAQLTAVAGTAGTTAADIGATAQSAGGAAQTAVDAATAAGTTNGALQQFDTQGATEFAGQFRTIADSVDQLGGGLGQLADATDQSAAGAGQLAGGAGQLGSGASALASGAQQAAEGAQSLATGVRGISDGAAGVSEGTAGLADGVQGLNDGAAGVAEGTTSLADGLATATEEIPTYTDSEATDLATVVADPVAAQGVGDNLFGASAIPLLSTLALWFGGLGTFVALQAVSRRALTSRAPSAVLALRGFLPAAVIGAVQGVLIAGIVQLAAAYTWGEWTVYAAVCVAAGVAFAAVNQALVAVFGGVGRWISALVGVLVVATGVVSTVPGALTSVASLLPTAPAYQGMLAALTSADGLGAGLAGLAVWTILALIASVLAVARRRTVSVRSLKAAPAPCPCPSPSSPSPTRQKTRPRGIRSRVF is encoded by the coding sequence ATGACTCTTCCCCTCGAACGCGCGCGCAGCCCGAAGCCGGTGACGTGGCTGACGATCCTCGGGGTGCTGCTGCTGCCGGTGATCGTCGGCGGCATCCTCGTCGCCGCGCTCTACAACCCCACCGAGCGGCTCGATCAGCTGAACGCCGCGATCGTGAACGACGACGAACCGGTCGAGATCAACGGACAGACGGTGCCTCTCGGCCGTCAGCTGAGCGCCGGGCTCGTCGAAGGGTCGGATGACCTCGAGAGCAACCTCACCTGGACGATCTCGAACGAGGATGACGCAGCCGAAGGCCTCGCCGACGGCACGTATGCGGCGGTCGTGACGATCCCCGCGAACTTCTCGGCCGCGGCGACCTCGACGCAGCCGGGCGAGACGCCCGAGCAGGCGACGATCGAGGTGACGACACCACCCGACAGCCGCGTGGTCGACGACGCGATCACCGCGCAGGTGACGACCACCGCCGCCTCGCTCGTGGGACAGCAGCTGTCGGAGACCTACCTCGAGAACGTGTTCCTCGGATTCACGACGCTCGGCGAGCAGCTCGGCGAGGCGGCCTCCGGGGCGGACCAGCTCGCCGACGGCGCGGGCCAGCTCGCCGACGGCGCCTCGCAGGCCGCCGACGGGGCGGCCGCGCTGGCCGACGGTGCCAGTCAGCTCGCCGACGGTGCGGCGCAGGCTGCGGATGGCGCGGCGGCACTCCCCGGGGGGATCAGCCAGCTCGGCTCGGGTGCGGGGCAGCTCGCCGGTGGCGCGAGCGGACTCTCGCAGGGGGCTGTGGAGCTCCAGAATGGCCTAACGCAGATCGCCGGTGGGATCCGAGGAGCCGCCGACGGCGCTGCCCAGATCTCCGCGGGCGTCCGTGCGGGCGCCGATGAACTCGAACGCACCGGCCTGGTCCCTGATGAGATCTCCGGCTTCGCTCAGTCGGCCGCGGACGACTCGGCAGACTCCGCGGAGCAGATCGGCGGCGTAGCCCAGAGTCTCGGAACCATCGCCCCCGCTGCGGGCGGACTCGCGGAGTCGCTCGGTCAGCTGGCCGCGACCTGCGCCGCCTCGGGCGCTTCAGAGGAATTCTGCGCTCAGCTCACCGCGGTCGCCGGTACCGCGGGCACGACGGCGGCGGATATCGGTGCCACGGCGCAATCCGCCGGCGGAGCGGCCCAGACCGCCGTCGACGCGGCAACCGCGGCCGGGACGACGAATGGGGCGCTCCAGCAGTTCGACACCCAGGGCGCGACGGAGTTCGCGGGTCAGTTCCGCACCATTGCCGACAGCGTCGACCAGCTCGGCGGAGGGCTGGGTCAGCTGGCGGATGCAACCGATCAGTCCGCCGCGGGCGCAGGACAGCTCGCGGGCGGAGCCGGGCAGCTCGGAAGCGGGGCGTCGGCGCTGGCAAGCGGCGCTCAGCAGGCGGCGGAGGGTGCGCAATCTCTGGCGACCGGCGTGCGCGGTATCAGTGACGGCGCTGCCGGTGTGTCCGAAGGGACAGCGGGGCTCGCCGACGGCGTGCAGGGGCTCAACGACGGCGCGGCCGGCGTCGCGGAGGGGACGACGAGCTTGGCCGACGGACTCGCGACCGCGACGGAGGAGATCCCGACCTACACCGACAGCGAGGCGACCGACCTCGCCACGGTGGTGGCCGACCCGGTCGCCGCGCAGGGGGTGGGCGACAACCTGTTCGGCGCCTCGGCGATCCCGCTGCTGTCCACCCTCGCGCTGTGGTTCGGCGGACTCGGCACGTTCGTGGCGCTCCAGGCGGTGTCACGGCGCGCCCTGACCTCTCGTGCACCGTCGGCCGTGCTGGCGCTCCGCGGGTTCCTGCCCGCGGCCGTCATCGGCGCCGTGCAGGGCGTGCTGATCGCCGGCATCGTGCAGCTCGCGGCGGCGTACACGTGGGGCGAATGGACGGTCTACGCCGCGGTCTGCGTCGCCGCCGGTGTCGCCTTCGCCGCTGTGAACCAGGCGTTGGTCGCCGTCTTCGGCGGTGTGGGCCGGTGGATCTCGGCGCTCGTGGGTGTGCTCGTCGTCGCGACCGGGGTCGTCTCGACGGTGCCGGGCGCACTGACCTCGGTCGCGTCGCTGCTGCCGACCGCCCCCGCGTACCAGGGGATGCTCGCCGCCCTCACCTCGGCCGACGGTCTCGGTGCGGGTCTGGCCGGCCTCGCCGTCTGGACGATCCTGGCGCTCATCGCCTCTGTGCTGGCGGTGGCCCGTCGGCGGACGGTGTCGGTCCGATCGCTGAAGGCCGCCCCCGCCCCCTGCCCCTGCCCCAGCCCCTCGTCCCCTTCGCCGACCCGTCAGAAAACGCGGCCCCGAGGCATCCGGAGCCGCGTTTTCTGA
- the ccsB gene encoding c-type cytochrome biogenesis protein CcsB, producing MPDAALTLDSVSVLLVWTAIAIYALAFIAYAIDLARRSASAIEEKDAASGAVRTEARELVGAAAGGSTTSARGAGSAASASDSVSWTQDASGKKPRLVWARVGTVLTVLGFIFHLGATVTRGIAAERVPWSNMYEFALTGTLLIIAVYLAALVRSDLRFLGSLITGLTVLLLGGATLAFYVEIVPLMDPLKSVWLVIHVFVASLATALFALAFGLSVLQLMQSRRETKAKGPGFLRTLPRSEALESLAYRFTIIGFMFWTFTLIAGAIWANDAWGRYWGFDTKEVWTFVIWVLYAGYIHARATRGWRGSRSAWLSIIGFAAVLFNFTIVNMFFKGLHAYSGLS from the coding sequence ATGCCCGACGCCGCCCTGACGCTCGATTCGGTCTCGGTTCTCCTGGTCTGGACCGCCATCGCGATCTACGCCCTCGCCTTCATCGCCTATGCGATCGATCTCGCCCGCCGTTCGGCGTCGGCGATCGAGGAGAAGGATGCCGCGAGCGGCGCCGTCCGCACCGAGGCACGCGAACTCGTCGGGGCTGCCGCAGGCGGATCGACGACGTCGGCGCGGGGCGCGGGCTCGGCGGCATCCGCTTCCGACTCCGTGTCGTGGACGCAGGATGCCTCGGGCAAGAAGCCCCGGCTGGTGTGGGCGCGGGTCGGCACCGTGCTGACGGTGCTGGGGTTCATCTTCCACCTGGGGGCGACCGTCACGCGCGGCATCGCCGCCGAGCGTGTGCCGTGGTCGAACATGTACGAGTTCGCCCTGACCGGCACGCTCCTCATCATCGCGGTGTACCTCGCCGCGCTCGTGCGGTCGGATCTGCGCTTCCTCGGCTCGCTCATCACCGGGCTCACCGTGCTGCTCCTCGGCGGGGCGACGCTGGCGTTCTACGTCGAGATCGTGCCGCTGATGGACCCGCTCAAGAGCGTGTGGCTCGTCATCCACGTCTTCGTCGCGTCGCTCGCGACGGCGCTGTTCGCCCTGGCCTTCGGGCTGTCGGTGCTCCAGCTCATGCAGTCGCGGCGCGAGACGAAGGCGAAGGGACCGGGGTTCCTGCGCACCCTGCCGCGCTCGGAGGCGCTGGAGTCGCTCGCCTACCGCTTCACCATCATCGGCTTCATGTTCTGGACGTTCACGCTCATCGCCGGTGCGATCTGGGCCAACGACGCCTGGGGCCGCTACTGGGGCTTCGACACCAAGGAAGTCTGGACGTTCGTCATCTGGGTGCTCTACGCCGGGTACATCCACGCGCGCGCGACGCGCGGCTGGCGCGGCTCGCGGTCGGCATGGCTGTCGATCATCGGGTTCGCCGCGGTGCTGTTCAACTTCACGATCGTGAACATGTTCTTCAAGGGCCTGCACGCCTACAGCGGCTTGAGCTGA
- a CDS encoding cytochrome c biogenesis protein ResB, with protein MSRSRSDAGAGVAADPLRPSDHADSGSSAPDQPALGLVGWLRWAWRQLTSMRTALVLLLLLAIAAVPGSIFPQRSADPNGVTQWFTDNPDLAPVLDNLSLFDVYISPWFSAIYILLFISLIGCVIPRTKHHWKALRARPPRTPARLTRLEDHRERVVPVPSEDAADDARLAIDLAHDQLRRAGYRVERYDDGLSVSAERGYLRETGNLLFHGALVGVLLAVGIGGGFTYTGQSVIIEGRTWVNSLLDYSSFNPGRFVDEEQLVPYAMTLEDFEVTYQPVGSNGAGQAGDFAANLTTQLAGEAPQEGVVRVNAPLELAGDRIYLMGNGYAPTLTVRDPAGEVVFSESVPFLPQDTNMTSLGVVKIPDGLSEQLGLVGFFYPTEAPLDTGAFTSAYPALINPVVSLDVYEGDLGIDDGIPRSVYALDTGDMDRLTGGDTGVDSIQLAPGDTADLPGGRGTITFEDEATEGAQGYDESVKRYVSLSVHRDVGAPWVLAFSVLATAGLLAGLFVPRRRMWVRATPSGDSVKLEYAGLARGEDPGLAGAVDQLAQRHGDAVDGVLRERV; from the coding sequence GTGTCCCGCTCCCGCTCTGACGCCGGTGCCGGTGTCGCCGCGGATCCGCTGCGGCCATCGGATCACGCCGACTCCGGATCATCCGCACCCGACCAGCCCGCGCTCGGACTCGTCGGCTGGCTGCGCTGGGCGTGGCGTCAGCTGACGTCGATGCGCACCGCGCTCGTGCTGCTGCTGCTCCTCGCGATCGCCGCGGTGCCGGGCTCGATCTTCCCGCAGCGCAGCGCCGACCCGAACGGTGTGACGCAGTGGTTCACCGACAATCCCGACCTGGCGCCGGTGCTCGACAACCTGAGCCTGTTCGACGTCTACATATCGCCGTGGTTCTCGGCGATCTACATCCTGCTGTTCATCTCGCTGATCGGCTGCGTCATCCCGCGCACCAAGCATCACTGGAAGGCGTTGCGCGCTCGTCCGCCGCGCACGCCCGCGCGGTTGACGCGGCTGGAAGACCATCGCGAGCGGGTCGTGCCGGTGCCGTCGGAGGATGCCGCGGATGACGCGCGCCTCGCGATCGACCTCGCCCACGACCAGCTGCGGCGGGCCGGCTACCGCGTCGAACGGTACGACGATGGGCTGTCGGTGTCGGCCGAACGCGGGTACCTGCGTGAGACCGGGAACCTGCTGTTCCACGGCGCACTCGTCGGCGTGCTCCTCGCGGTCGGGATCGGCGGCGGCTTCACCTACACCGGTCAGAGCGTGATCATCGAGGGGCGCACCTGGGTCAATTCGCTGCTGGACTACTCCTCGTTCAACCCCGGCCGCTTCGTCGACGAAGAGCAGCTCGTGCCCTACGCGATGACGCTCGAGGACTTCGAGGTGACCTACCAGCCCGTCGGCTCCAACGGGGCGGGGCAGGCGGGCGATTTCGCCGCGAACCTCACCACGCAGCTCGCGGGCGAGGCGCCGCAGGAGGGCGTGGTGCGCGTGAACGCCCCGCTCGAGCTCGCCGGCGACCGCATCTACCTCATGGGCAACGGGTACGCCCCGACGCTCACCGTCCGCGATCCGGCGGGCGAGGTGGTGTTCTCCGAGTCGGTGCCCTTCCTGCCGCAGGACACGAACATGACCTCGCTCGGCGTGGTGAAGATCCCCGACGGGCTGTCGGAGCAGCTCGGCCTCGTGGGGTTCTTCTACCCGACCGAGGCGCCGCTGGACACCGGGGCGTTCACGTCGGCCTATCCGGCGCTCATCAACCCCGTCGTCTCGCTCGACGTCTACGAGGGCGACTTGGGGATCGACGACGGTATTCCTCGTTCGGTCTACGCGCTCGACACCGGCGACATGGACCGATTGACCGGTGGCGACACCGGTGTCGACTCGATCCAGCTCGCCCCCGGCGACACCGCCGACCTTCCCGGCGGGCGCGGGACCATCACCTTCGAAGACGAGGCGACCGAGGGCGCGCAGGGGTACGACGAGTCGGTCAAGAGGTACGTGTCGCTCTCGGTGCACCGCGATGTGGGTGCGCCGTGGGTGCTGGCGTTCTCGGTTCTCGCCACGGCGGGGCTGCTCGCGGGCCTGTTCGTGCCGCGGCGCCGCATGTGGGTGCGCGCCACGCCGTCCGGCGACTCCGTGAAGCTCGAGTACGCGGGGCTCGCCCGCGGCGAGGATCCGGGCTTGGCCGGAGCCGTCGATCAGCTGGCTCAGCGTCACGGCGATGCCGTGGACGGCGTGCTCCGCGAGCGCGTCTAG
- a CDS encoding cytochrome c biogenesis protein CcdA yields MNISALIADGALWLALPIAVAAGLVSFLSPCVLPLVPGYLGFIGGAVASRPAPVRTPAPSGARTIGRGADDSASGLRDSADSPRADAGGEADADEAGRTQAGRGRLVLGTLLFIAGFTVVFMAINIFGGTLGRFFIEYTDLITRVLGVVVILLGLVFIGVFGFAQKIARPQIRSSLGLVGAPLLGLALGIGWAPCIGPTLSAILAMSWNFGDPVRAGMLGLAYSLGLGIPFLLLALGFGWATRSVAFLRRHIRTVNLVGGTLLVILGLLMVTGVWTVLMAQLQGVFLSVPLPL; encoded by the coding sequence GTGAACATCTCCGCGCTGATCGCCGACGGCGCTCTCTGGCTCGCGCTGCCGATCGCGGTCGCCGCGGGGCTGGTGTCGTTCCTCTCGCCGTGCGTACTCCCGCTCGTGCCGGGGTATCTCGGCTTCATCGGGGGCGCGGTGGCGTCGAGGCCCGCGCCGGTGCGCACCCCTGCGCCTTCCGGCGCGCGGACGATCGGCCGAGGCGCGGACGATTCGGCCTCGGGCCTCCGCGACTCAGCCGATTCTCCGCGCGCCGATGCGGGCGGAGAAGCCGACGCAGACGAGGCCGGGCGCACGCAGGCCGGTCGCGGTCGCCTTGTGCTCGGCACCCTGCTCTTCATCGCCGGCTTCACCGTCGTGTTCATGGCGATCAACATCTTCGGCGGCACGCTCGGGCGCTTCTTCATCGAGTACACCGACCTCATCACGCGCGTGCTCGGTGTCGTGGTCATCCTCCTCGGGCTCGTCTTCATCGGGGTCTTCGGGTTCGCTCAGAAGATCGCACGGCCGCAGATCCGCAGCAGCCTGGGGCTCGTCGGCGCGCCCCTCCTCGGTCTCGCGCTCGGGATCGGCTGGGCGCCCTGCATCGGCCCGACGCTCAGCGCGATCCTCGCGATGTCGTGGAACTTCGGCGACCCGGTTCGGGCGGGCATGCTCGGATTGGCATATTCGCTCGGCCTCGGCATCCCGTTCCTCCTGCTCGCCCTCGGCTTCGGCTGGGCGACGCGATCGGTGGCGTTCCTCCGCCGTCACATCCGCACCGTCAACCTCGTCGGCGGGACCCTGCTGGTGATCCTCGGTCTGCTCATGGTCACCGGCGTCTGGACCGTCCTCATGGCGCAACTGCAGGGGGTGTTCCTCAGTGTCCCGCTCCCGCTCTGA
- a CDS encoding TlpA disulfide reductase family protein yields the protein MTSLMRRGRAVASALVALVLVGGLAACSSDPLAEQYREGANTGFIAGDFRVVEIPEADRGEPVAFSGVLDDGSTVTEADYAGEVLVVNFWYAACAPCRVEAPFLEEVNQEYADDGVSFLGVNTYDSAQASLAFADTYGVTYPSALAVEDGSIKLAFAERTPLNATPTTLVLDREGRVAARIIGQLEDASVLDTIVGELADPS from the coding sequence ATGACCTCGCTCATGCGTCGCGGCCGGGCCGTGGCATCCGCTCTCGTCGCCCTCGTGCTGGTCGGCGGTCTCGCCGCGTGCTCGAGCGACCCGCTCGCCGAGCAGTATCGCGAGGGGGCGAACACCGGGTTCATCGCCGGCGATTTCCGGGTCGTGGAGATCCCCGAAGCCGATCGTGGCGAGCCGGTCGCCTTCTCGGGCGTGCTCGACGACGGCTCGACGGTCACCGAGGCCGACTACGCCGGCGAGGTGCTGGTGGTGAACTTCTGGTACGCCGCGTGCGCGCCCTGCCGGGTGGAGGCGCCGTTCCTCGAAGAGGTCAACCAGGAGTACGCCGACGACGGGGTGTCGTTCCTCGGGGTCAACACGTACGACTCCGCGCAGGCGTCGCTGGCGTTCGCCGACACGTACGGGGTCACCTACCCCAGCGCGCTCGCCGTGGAAGACGGCTCGATCAAGCTGGCCTTCGCCGAGCGGACACCGCTGAACGCCACGCCGACCACGCTCGTGCTCGACCGCGAGGGGCGCGTCGCCGCGCGGATCATCGGCCAGCTCGAAGACGCCTCGGTGCTCGACACCATCGTGGGCGAGTTGGCGGACCCGTCGTGA
- a CDS encoding histidine phosphatase family protein — protein MPADRLHLVRHGEVDNPRRVLYGRLPGYGLSAEGRRMTQEAAEYVRETGRGVSRLVCSPLQRTRESAEPFTETFGLEPVVDERVIEPTNVFEGKRMFRALLNPWNWRHLRRPALPSWGEPYNEVIARMNAAMTEAWEAVDGGDVVIVSHQLPIWVTHLAAAGLPSRHDPRERRCALSSVTSFEMVKNTWTEVGYVEPASLAGARDEGAV, from the coding sequence GTGCCCGCAGACCGCCTCCATCTCGTGCGTCACGGGGAGGTCGACAACCCCCGCCGCGTGCTCTACGGCCGTCTTCCCGGCTACGGATTGAGCGCCGAAGGGCGACGGATGACGCAGGAGGCGGCCGAATACGTCCGCGAGACCGGGCGGGGCGTCAGCCGCCTGGTGTGCTCGCCGCTGCAGCGCACCCGCGAGTCGGCCGAGCCGTTCACCGAGACATTCGGACTCGAGCCCGTCGTCGACGAGCGCGTGATCGAGCCGACGAACGTGTTCGAGGGGAAGCGGATGTTCCGGGCCCTGCTGAACCCGTGGAACTGGCGGCACCTGCGCCGACCGGCCCTGCCGAGCTGGGGTGAGCCCTACAACGAGGTGATCGCGCGGATGAACGCGGCGATGACCGAGGCGTGGGAGGCGGTGGACGGCGGCGATGTGGTGATCGTCTCGCATCAGCTGCCGATCTGGGTCACCCACCTCGCTGCGGCGGGTCTGCCCTCGCGGCACGATCCCCGTGAGCGCCGCTGCGCCCTGTCGAGTGTGACGAGTTTCGAGATGGTGAAGAACACCTGGACCGAGGTCGGCTACGTCGAACCGGCGAGTCTCGCCGGCGCGCGTGACGAGGGGGCCGTATGA
- a CDS encoding DUF368 domain-containing protein, translated as MTTPATTPPAATFAQAILAIPSFLLNVVRGALIGLAELIPGISGGTVALITGVYERLITSASHVVTAARIVVSGPDRRRNAARELRQVDVALILPVLLGMVAMVLTLAGIVESMVSANPELSRGLFFGLVAASIVVPLQQIPRLRRFTTARIGGVAVFFASAILAFALVGLAGGAVAVDPSLIIVFFAAAIAVCALVVPGVSGSFFLLAIGLYSPTLLAVDERNLAYLGVFAAGALLGLVTIVQAMRRLLERHRRLTLLAMSGLMLGSLRALWPWQELSPGETHGVGSPVAPYDPVAGPLVLALLGAAAVFVLLLVENALARRSLDAEHGSETPQKPRL; from the coding sequence ATGACGACGCCTGCCACGACGCCGCCAGCCGCCACGTTCGCGCAGGCGATCCTCGCGATCCCCTCCTTCCTGCTGAACGTGGTCCGCGGCGCCCTGATCGGCCTCGCAGAGCTCATCCCCGGGATCTCCGGCGGCACCGTGGCGCTCATCACCGGCGTCTACGAAAGGCTCATCACGTCGGCGTCGCACGTCGTCACGGCTGCGCGCATCGTGGTCTCGGGCCCCGACCGGCGACGAAACGCCGCCCGGGAGCTTCGGCAGGTCGACGTCGCGCTGATCCTTCCCGTCCTCCTCGGCATGGTGGCGATGGTGCTCACCCTGGCGGGGATCGTGGAGTCGATGGTGTCGGCCAACCCGGAACTGTCCCGCGGACTGTTCTTCGGTCTCGTCGCTGCGAGCATTGTCGTTCCCCTGCAGCAGATCCCACGCCTCCGGCGTTTCACGACCGCACGCATCGGGGGAGTCGCGGTCTTCTTCGCCTCCGCCATCCTCGCCTTCGCGCTCGTGGGCCTGGCAGGCGGCGCGGTGGCCGTCGACCCTTCCCTGATCATCGTCTTCTTCGCCGCGGCGATCGCCGTCTGCGCCCTCGTCGTCCCGGGCGTCTCGGGCTCGTTCTTCCTCCTCGCGATCGGGCTGTACTCGCCCACGCTCCTCGCCGTGGATGAGAGGAACCTCGCCTACCTCGGGGTGTTCGCCGCGGGTGCGCTGCTCGGTCTCGTCACCATCGTGCAGGCCATGCGACGCCTGCTCGAGCGCCACCGCCGGCTGACACTGCTGGCGATGTCGGGGCTGATGCTCGGGTCGCTCCGGGCGCTCTGGCCCTGGCAGGAACTGTCTCCCGGCGAGACGCACGGCGTGGGTTCGCCGGTCGCGCCCTACGACCCGGTGGCGGGGCCTCTCGTGTTGGCACTGCTGGGCGCTGCGGCGGTGTTCGTGCTCCTGCTCGTCGAGAATGCGCTGGCGCGTCGATCTCTCGACGCCGAGCATGGTTCAGAAACTCCCCAGAAGCCGCGCCTTTAG
- a CDS encoding DedA family protein codes for MASGSDGSWLGALIDWTVSLMEVIGPVGAGIGIALENLFPPLPSEVILPLAGLTASRGSFTLAEALIWTTLGSIVGAFVLYGLGAWLGADRLRRIAERLPLMKGEDIDKTVAWFHRHGGKAVFFGRMVPIFRSFISIPAGITRMPLWKFGLLTAAGSLIWNTIFVLSGFFLGEAWPVVEQYAEILQYLVIAAAVVAVVWFVVVRVRALREEQQAEG; via the coding sequence ATGGCTTCGGGAAGCGACGGTTCATGGCTGGGTGCGCTCATCGACTGGACCGTCTCGCTGATGGAGGTGATCGGCCCGGTCGGGGCCGGCATCGGCATCGCGCTGGAGAACCTGTTCCCGCCCCTCCCCAGTGAAGTCATCCTGCCGCTGGCGGGTCTGACCGCAAGTCGAGGGTCGTTCACGCTCGCCGAGGCCCTCATCTGGACCACGCTCGGCTCGATCGTCGGCGCGTTCGTGCTCTACGGGCTCGGCGCCTGGCTGGGCGCCGATCGTCTGCGCCGCATCGCTGAACGCCTCCCGCTGATGAAGGGCGAAGACATCGACAAGACGGTGGCGTGGTTCCACCGGCACGGCGGCAAGGCGGTGTTCTTCGGGCGGATGGTGCCGATCTTCCGGAGCTTCATCTCCATCCCCGCCGGGATCACGCGGATGCCGCTGTGGAAATTCGGTCTCCTCACCGCCGCCGGAAGTCTCATCTGGAACACGATCTTCGTGCTGTCGGGCTTCTTCCTCGGTGAGGCCTGGCCCGTCGTCGAGCAGTACGCCGAGATCCTGCAGTACCTCGTGATCGCCGCCGCCGTGGTCGCGGTGGTGTGGTTCGTCGTCGTCCGGGTCCGCGCGCTGCGGGAGGAGCAGCAGGCCGAGGGGTGA
- the aspS gene encoding aspartate--tRNA(Asn) ligase has protein sequence MSERVLVEELQGRADGPVTVSGWVETVRDQKKVQFVILRDETGAVQLVNPATRPTEEPSEQDAAALALTETISGLATGTFLTVQGELKHDERVKLGGVEVKIGSLAIASAALPETPIAADSGMDKRMDWRFLDLRQRRNNLIFRVQTTLEHAMRSYWVERDYIEIHSPKLMASPSESRAELFQLEYFGDQTAYLAQSPQHFKQMAQAAGFGKVFEIADAFRADPSFTSRHATEFTSIDAEISWIDSHEDVAAMQEELLATAIAAVKDKHGDEIRDLFGIEVEVPAVPFPRIPLAEAREIVAARGYEIPRADGDLDPEGERQLSAHVKETFGHDFVFVTDYHAEIRPFYHMRDEETGLTKSYDLLYRGTEITTGAQREHRVEVLEKQAVEKGLELEGLEHYLDFFRYGVPPHGGFGMGLARVLMLLLGESSIREVTFLFRGPTRLAP, from the coding sequence GTGAGTGAACGCGTGCTGGTGGAAGAACTGCAGGGTCGCGCCGACGGGCCGGTCACCGTCTCGGGCTGGGTCGAGACCGTCCGAGACCAGAAGAAGGTGCAGTTCGTCATTCTGCGCGATGAGACCGGGGCGGTGCAGCTGGTCAATCCCGCCACGCGGCCGACGGAGGAGCCGTCGGAGCAGGATGCTGCAGCGCTGGCCCTGACCGAGACGATCTCGGGCCTTGCCACCGGCACCTTCCTGACCGTCCAGGGGGAGCTCAAGCACGATGAGCGCGTGAAGCTCGGCGGGGTCGAGGTCAAGATCGGCTCGCTCGCCATTGCTTCCGCGGCGCTGCCGGAGACCCCGATCGCCGCCGACAGCGGCATGGACAAGCGCATGGACTGGCGCTTTCTCGACCTCCGCCAGCGCCGCAACAACCTGATCTTCCGCGTGCAGACGACGCTCGAGCACGCGATGCGGTCGTACTGGGTGGAGCGCGACTACATCGAGATCCACTCCCCCAAGCTCATGGCGAGCCCGTCGGAGTCGCGCGCCGAGCTGTTCCAGCTGGAGTACTTCGGCGACCAGACCGCCTACCTCGCTCAGAGCCCGCAGCACTTCAAGCAGATGGCCCAGGCCGCCGGATTCGGCAAGGTCTTCGAGATCGCCGACGCATTCCGTGCCGACCCCTCGTTCACCAGCCGCCATGCCACCGAGTTCACCTCGATCGACGCCGAGATCAGCTGGATCGACTCCCACGAAGACGTCGCTGCGATGCAGGAGGAGCTTCTGGCCACCGCGATCGCCGCGGTGAAGGACAAGCACGGCGACGAGATCCGCGACCTGTTCGGCATCGAGGTCGAGGTGCCGGCGGTGCCCTTCCCCCGCATCCCGCTCGCCGAGGCGCGCGAGATCGTCGCCGCCCGCGGGTACGAGATCCCCCGCGCCGACGGCGACCTCGACCCCGAAGGCGAGCGTCAGCTGTCGGCCCACGTGAAGGAGACCTTCGGCCACGACTTCGTCTTCGTGACCGACTACCACGCCGAGATCCGGCCGTTCTACCACATGCGCGACGAGGAGACGGGGCTCACCAAGAGCTACGACCTGCTGTATCGCGGCACCGAGATCACCACGGGCGCGCAGCGCGAGCACCGCGTCGAGGTGCTCGAGAAGCAGGCGGTCGAGAAGGGCCTCGAGCTGGAGGGTCTGGAGCACTACCTCGACTTCTTCCGCTACGGCGTTCCTCCGCACGGCGGCTTCGGCATGGGCCTCGCACGCGTGCTCATGCTTCTGCTCGGCGAGTCTTCGATCCGCGAGGTCACGTTCCTCTTCCGCGGTCCGACCCGCCTGGCGCCGTAA